In Chryseobacterium gleum, a single genomic region encodes these proteins:
- the tssO gene encoding type VI secretion system TssO: protein MSSNREKKLNKSDVRMGIWKFILSFVVLSVVSFACLFLFFKSYDIQREGISREAEAYKELMLRSDVLKDHIDDIYDKMNQLSINKVENEVFLRTNIMDNVRDAKNIMGKDSVESFKHYAVLMKQIVPMMNLKAKIIEVEYQKKSIIRDLDECMGKIRVTNNELRKDPTRNFTGSKRRR, encoded by the coding sequence ATGTCTTCTAACAGGGAAAAAAAATTGAACAAATCTGACGTCAGAATGGGCATTTGGAAGTTTATTCTGTCATTTGTTGTTTTGTCGGTTGTATCTTTTGCTTGCTTATTTCTCTTCTTTAAGAGTTATGATATACAGCGGGAAGGGATCAGCCGTGAAGCTGAAGCCTACAAAGAACTGATGCTTCGAAGTGACGTACTGAAAGATCACATTGATGATATTTACGACAAAATGAACCAGCTTAGTATTAATAAGGTGGAGAATGAAGTGTTTCTCAGAACCAATATTATGGATAATGTGAGAGATGCCAAAAACATTATGGGTAAAGACAGTGTGGAGAGCTTTAAGCATTATGCCGTACTCATGAAACAGATTGTACCTATGATGAACTTAAAAGCTAAGATCATTGAGGTAGAGTATCAGAAGAAAAGTATCATAAGGGATCTGGATGAATGTATGGGTAAGATAAGAGTGACGAACAATGAGCTTAGAAAAGATCCTACAAGAAATTTCACAGGAAGTAAAAGAAGAAGATAA